A single window of Archangium gephyra DNA harbors:
- a CDS encoding AAA family ATPase, producing MPITQLEVSGYRSVRQLVLPVGPLTVIVGPNGSGKTNLYRSLYLLSASADGRLAQALAEEGGVPSVLWAGSRDKKPVRMTVGVTLDDLAYELSLGPVPPAAGKDRESPSLFNLDPEVKEEYLWTVESKRRAVLMERKDRTAFLRDSEGNRTTFPMQLWAGESVMAQLSEPHRFPRLAELQRALRMWRFYHHFRTDPEAPQRSPQVGVRTPVLAHDGRDLAAALQTIIEIGDAEGLERALEDAFPGSRVEIQAPQGRFSLFLHQPGLLRPLAARELSDGTLRYLCLLAALLSPRPPAFLALNEPETSLHPDLLEPLGRLIVDASMHSQVWVTTHAEPLAQAIAKRSRAEPVRLTKELGATVVTGRDVPEE from the coding sequence ATGCCCATCACCCAGCTCGAGGTCTCCGGGTACCGCTCGGTGCGCCAGCTCGTGCTGCCCGTGGGGCCGCTCACCGTCATCGTGGGGCCCAACGGCAGCGGGAAGACCAACCTCTACCGCTCGCTCTACCTGTTGTCCGCCTCCGCCGATGGACGGCTCGCCCAGGCGCTCGCGGAGGAGGGTGGTGTGCCCAGCGTGCTGTGGGCCGGCTCGCGCGACAAGAAGCCCGTGCGCATGACCGTGGGCGTCACCCTGGATGACCTCGCCTACGAGCTCAGCCTCGGCCCGGTGCCGCCCGCCGCGGGCAAGGACCGCGAGTCCCCCAGCCTCTTCAACCTGGACCCCGAGGTGAAGGAGGAGTACCTGTGGACCGTGGAGTCCAAACGCCGCGCCGTGCTGATGGAGCGCAAGGACCGCACCGCCTTCCTGCGCGACTCGGAGGGCAACCGCACCACCTTCCCCATGCAGCTGTGGGCCGGCGAGTCGGTGATGGCGCAGCTCTCCGAGCCACACCGCTTCCCGCGCCTCGCCGAGCTGCAGCGCGCGTTGCGCATGTGGCGTTTCTACCACCACTTCCGCACCGACCCCGAGGCGCCCCAGCGCTCGCCCCAGGTGGGCGTGCGTACGCCCGTGTTGGCGCATGACGGCAGGGACCTCGCCGCCGCGCTGCAGACCATCATCGAGATTGGTGACGCCGAGGGCCTGGAGCGCGCCCTCGAGGATGCCTTCCCGGGCTCGCGGGTGGAGATCCAGGCGCCGCAGGGCCGCTTCAGCCTCTTCCTCCACCAGCCGGGGCTGCTGCGCCCGCTGGCGGCTCGCGAGCTGTCCGACGGCACGCTGCGCTACCTGTGCCTGCTGGCCGCGCTGCTGAGCCCGAGGCCGCCCGCCTTCCTCGCGCTCAACGAGCCGGAGACGAGCCTGCACCCGGACCTGCTCGAGCCCCTGGGTCGGCTCATCGTGGACGCCTCCATGCACAGCCAGGTCTGGGTCACGACGCACGCGGAGCCCCTGGCCCAGGCCATCGCGAAGCGCTCGCGCGCGGAGCCGGTGCGGTTGACGAAGGAGCTCGGCGCCACGGTGGTGACGGGCCGCGACGTGCCGGAGGAGTAG
- a CDS encoding ATP-binding protein, with translation MDDIRAPGPAQATSARIRRSRDSICQDWLAAVRARVPAAKDKPASLIIDSLPECILHYAAWMAGESSAQQKLRELGKEHGEQRSKLGGFSLDQILLEYSLLREVMLGVLQREEPLAAPELRRLLAALDESTATSSVEFVRLEHARFQAELPPVGTDLRAVVDGLPDGILIVDRQWRITYVNVPALRVLYGDSERVPRMLQGHSLWEDPPTLGDSRLFKGQIDAMERHQAVEFEEHLPSLGQWLRVTITPSPEGFVTLFRDVTATRTAQEALDASQTSFRMMVNSVKDHAIFMLDAEGKVSTWNEGAERIKGYKAEEIIGQHFRRLYMPEDAKAGRPERNLQRARLCGFATDEWWRCRKNGSPFWASLTITAMYDEEGKLQGYAKILQDLTERKRIEEQQNFLANLGAVLSASLDSDDNLRKLAHLIVPLFASWCVIHTVEPGRSGRICLMHHESPEKQRLLEELERLQPDFLELAGGPRKVMRTGQSVLVSQVDTSMMAAFARDERHMERLRELGFEKYVSIPLVARGHMVGALTLVSSGGPRQYDADFVAFAEDVGRRVAMSIDNARLYRETERAVRLRDHIVAVVSHDLRNPLTAIGGAAALLKRTQELGEKAAVVHRNADLIGRSVERMSRLISDLLDAARIEAEGLAIAPEETPLDVLMEEVTDAFEPIAHERSIRLVVDRKPRDCRLFVDRGRIFQVFSNLVGNALKFTPAGGQVTVFVEGCDEEARFCVKDTGPGVKEADLPHIFDAYWQAEHTRSAGAGLGLAIAKGIVEAHGGRIWAESIPGEGAAFYFTLPRTERPRSKGGNEDSEPGKAMH, from the coding sequence ATGGACGACATTCGCGCCCCCGGCCCCGCCCAGGCCACCTCGGCACGAATCAGACGCTCGCGCGACAGCATCTGCCAGGACTGGCTGGCCGCTGTCCGGGCCCGTGTCCCCGCGGCGAAGGACAAGCCCGCCAGCCTCATCATCGACTCCCTGCCCGAGTGCATCCTCCACTACGCCGCGTGGATGGCCGGAGAGTCCTCCGCGCAGCAGAAGCTCCGGGAGCTGGGCAAGGAGCATGGAGAGCAGCGCTCGAAGCTCGGCGGGTTCTCCCTCGATCAGATCCTCCTCGAGTACAGCCTGCTCCGCGAGGTGATGCTCGGGGTCCTCCAACGCGAGGAGCCCCTGGCGGCCCCGGAGCTGCGGCGGCTCCTGGCCGCGCTCGACGAGAGCACGGCCACCTCGAGCGTCGAGTTCGTCCGCCTCGAGCACGCCCGGTTTCAGGCCGAGCTGCCCCCGGTGGGCACTGACCTGCGCGCGGTGGTGGATGGATTGCCGGATGGAATCCTCATCGTGGACCGGCAGTGGCGGATCACCTACGTGAACGTCCCGGCGCTGCGCGTCCTCTACGGTGACTCCGAGCGGGTTCCCCGGATGCTCCAGGGCCATTCGCTCTGGGAGGATCCCCCCACGCTCGGAGACTCCCGGCTGTTCAAGGGGCAGATCGACGCGATGGAGCGGCACCAGGCCGTGGAGTTCGAGGAGCACCTCCCCTCGCTCGGCCAGTGGCTGCGGGTGACCATCACGCCCAGCCCCGAGGGCTTCGTCACGCTGTTCCGGGACGTCACCGCCACCCGGACGGCCCAGGAGGCGCTCGACGCGAGCCAGACCAGCTTCCGGATGATGGTCAACAGCGTGAAGGACCACGCCATCTTCATGCTCGACGCGGAGGGGAAGGTCTCGACCTGGAACGAGGGCGCCGAGCGCATCAAGGGCTACAAGGCCGAGGAGATCATCGGCCAGCACTTCCGGCGGCTCTACATGCCGGAGGACGCGAAGGCGGGACGCCCCGAGCGCAACCTGCAGCGGGCGCGGCTGTGCGGCTTCGCCACGGACGAGTGGTGGCGTTGCAGGAAGAACGGCTCGCCCTTCTGGGCCTCCCTCACCATCACCGCCATGTACGACGAGGAGGGGAAGCTCCAGGGCTACGCGAAGATCCTCCAGGACCTCACCGAGCGTAAGCGCATCGAGGAGCAGCAGAACTTCCTCGCCAACCTGGGAGCGGTGCTCTCAGCGTCATTGGACTCCGACGACAATCTGCGCAAGCTCGCCCACCTCATCGTGCCGTTGTTCGCCTCCTGGTGCGTCATCCACACCGTGGAGCCGGGGCGGAGCGGGCGGATCTGCCTGATGCACCACGAGTCCCCGGAGAAGCAGCGGCTGCTCGAGGAGCTCGAGCGCCTGCAGCCCGATTTCCTGGAGCTGGCCGGAGGCCCGCGCAAGGTCATGCGCACCGGCCAGTCGGTCCTCGTGAGCCAGGTGGACACGTCGATGATGGCGGCGTTCGCCCGGGATGAACGGCACATGGAGCGGCTCCGGGAGCTCGGCTTCGAGAAGTACGTGTCCATCCCCCTCGTGGCACGCGGACACATGGTGGGAGCCCTGACGCTCGTCTCCTCCGGCGGGCCGCGCCAGTACGACGCGGACTTCGTCGCCTTCGCCGAGGACGTGGGCCGCCGGGTGGCCATGTCCATCGACAATGCCCGGCTGTACCGGGAGACCGAGCGCGCGGTGAGGCTGAGGGACCACATCGTCGCGGTGGTGTCCCACGACCTGCGCAACCCGCTCACGGCGATCGGCGGCGCCGCCGCGCTGCTGAAGCGGACCCAGGAGCTCGGGGAGAAGGCCGCGGTCGTCCACCGCAACGCGGACCTCATCGGACGCTCGGTGGAGCGCATGAGCCGGCTGATCTCCGACCTGCTGGACGCCGCCCGGATCGAGGCCGAGGGGCTGGCCATCGCCCCCGAGGAGACCCCCCTGGACGTCCTGATGGAGGAGGTCACCGATGCGTTCGAGCCCATCGCGCACGAGCGCTCCATCCGGCTGGTGGTGGACCGGAAGCCGCGCGACTGCCGGTTGTTCGTGGACCGGGGGCGCATCTTCCAGGTGTTCTCCAACCTGGTGGGCAACGCGCTCAAGTTCACCCCCGCCGGGGGCCAGGTGACCGTCTTCGTCGAGGGGTGCGACGAGGAGGCCCGCTTCTGCGTGAAGGACACCGGGCCAGGGGTGAAGGAGGCGGATCTCCCGCACATCTTCGACGCGTACTGGCAGGCCGAGCACACGCGGAGCGCGGGAGCGGGACTGGGGCTGGCGATCGCCAAGGGCATCGTCGAGGCGCATGGCGGGCGCATCTGGGCGGAGAGCATTCCAGGCGAGGGCGCCGCCTTCTACTTCACGCTGCCGAGGACGGAGCGACCGCGGAGCAAGGGTGGCAACGAGGACTCGGAGCCGGGCAAGGCCATGCACTGA
- a CDS encoding R3H domain-containing nucleic acid-binding protein, giving the protein MTSRDAIAVPDDDFQLLMSVLPAALKAAVRDLPPGEVLEVVMDLGRPPEARLTSRVVRLSETPITREDLAHVLAQVGTVSEDNRAGIERTLHRVSAIRNRQGKVVGLTLRVGRAIYGTIDMLKDLIASGLNILLLGRPGVGKTTKLREVARVLADDLGKRVMVVDTSNEIGGDGDIPHPGIGGARRMQVSRPDRQHDVMIEAVENHMPEAIIVDEIGTSAEASAARTIAERGVQLVATAHGNTLENLVLNPTLSDLVGGVHTVTLSDEEARRRRTQKTINERRAPPTFDVVVEMVSRDEVLVHRDTAQSVDRLLAGENVGGERRQLVEGEVEVKEEPQSVAPLPVRSSELPATAASRAAPRRSGGAQPGLRQGTTRVYAHAASRDLLERVLRDLGPDARVVGRLENADVILTLRSRANDPKLRKISEKTGARVLAIKRNSSSEMRRVLRDVFLIAEGVDEEQVREAVAEAEHAIQRVLSESVVVPLAPRPPRLRKLQHRLVSRYHLETVSHGSEPQRHLIIYPLGALVDIPRDQQDMEGEEGVEGMA; this is encoded by the coding sequence ATGACCTCACGCGACGCCATTGCCGTTCCTGATGACGACTTCCAGCTCCTCATGAGCGTGCTGCCCGCGGCGCTGAAGGCCGCGGTCCGGGATCTGCCGCCCGGGGAGGTGCTCGAGGTGGTGATGGACCTTGGCCGCCCGCCCGAGGCCCGGCTCACCAGCCGGGTGGTGCGCCTGTCCGAGACCCCCATTACCCGCGAGGATCTGGCCCATGTGCTCGCGCAGGTGGGCACGGTGAGCGAGGACAACCGCGCCGGCATCGAGCGCACCCTCCACCGCGTCTCCGCCATCCGCAACCGGCAGGGCAAGGTGGTGGGCCTCACGCTGCGCGTGGGCCGCGCCATCTACGGCACCATCGACATGCTCAAGGATCTCATCGCCTCGGGCCTGAACATCCTGCTGCTCGGCCGGCCCGGTGTGGGCAAGACGACCAAGCTGCGCGAGGTGGCCCGCGTGCTCGCCGATGACCTGGGCAAGCGCGTCATGGTGGTGGACACCTCCAACGAGATTGGTGGCGACGGCGACATCCCCCATCCGGGCATCGGCGGCGCGCGCCGCATGCAGGTGTCGCGGCCGGACCGCCAGCACGACGTGATGATCGAGGCGGTGGAGAACCACATGCCGGAGGCCATCATCGTCGATGAGATCGGCACCTCGGCCGAGGCCTCCGCGGCCCGCACCATCGCCGAGCGTGGCGTGCAGCTGGTGGCCACGGCCCACGGCAACACGCTGGAGAACCTGGTGCTCAACCCCACGCTGTCGGACCTCGTGGGCGGCGTGCACACCGTCACGCTCAGCGATGAGGAGGCGCGGCGGCGCCGCACGCAGAAGACGATCAACGAGCGCCGCGCCCCGCCCACCTTCGACGTGGTGGTGGAGATGGTGAGCCGCGACGAGGTGCTGGTGCACCGCGACACCGCCCAGTCGGTGGACCGGCTGCTGGCGGGGGAGAACGTGGGCGGCGAGCGGCGCCAGCTCGTCGAGGGCGAGGTGGAGGTGAAGGAGGAGCCGCAGTCGGTGGCCCCGCTGCCCGTCCGGTCCTCCGAGCTCCCTGCCACCGCGGCGTCCCGGGCGGCCCCGCGCCGGAGCGGCGGTGCCCAGCCCGGCCTGCGCCAGGGCACCACGCGCGTCTATGCCCACGCCGCCAGCCGGGACCTGCTCGAGCGGGTGCTGCGAGACCTGGGCCCGGACGCGCGGGTGGTGGGTCGGCTGGAGAACGCGGATGTCATCCTCACGCTGCGCTCGCGCGCCAATGATCCGAAGCTGCGGAAGATCTCCGAGAAGACGGGAGCGCGGGTGTTGGCCATCAAGCGCAACAGCTCGTCGGAGATGCGGCGGGTGCTGCGCGACGTCTTCCTCATCGCCGAGGGCGTGGACGAGGAGCAGGTGCGCGAGGCGGTGGCCGAGGCCGAGCACGCCATCCAGCGCGTGTTGAGCGAGAGCGTGGTGGTGCCGCTGGCCCCGAGGCCGCCCCGGCTGCGCAAGCTGCAGCACCGGCTCGTCTCGCGCTACCACCTGGAGACGGTGAGCCATGGCAGCGAGCCCCAGCGCCACCTCATCATCTACCCGCTGGGCGCGCTGGTGGACATCCCCCGGGACCAGCAGGACATGGAAGGCGAGGAGGGCGTGGAGGGCATGGCCTGA
- a CDS encoding BON domain-containing protein: protein MAQRDNDSQGQEQRFPVRARRMERPVRDDGTQRGEPGRPGYGSSGAERGYNQGGYGGLGAYERGYRPGSYDAKLDRMEGRQRGPARPPRGYQRADDRIREDVCERLMEGPVDVGDVEVTVAQGEVTLSGTVEERWQKRAIEDMAANVRGVHDVHNRVRVRPMEGRPMAHGALEPRERDEQSKEPRDDQPHMGG, encoded by the coding sequence ATGGCACAGCGAGACAACGACAGCCAAGGCCAGGAGCAACGCTTCCCCGTGCGCGCGCGGCGCATGGAGCGCCCGGTGCGGGACGACGGAACGCAGCGCGGAGAGCCGGGCCGCCCGGGCTACGGCTCGTCCGGCGCCGAGCGCGGCTACAACCAGGGAGGCTACGGCGGGCTCGGTGCCTACGAGCGCGGCTACCGCCCGGGCAGCTACGACGCGAAGCTGGACCGGATGGAAGGCCGGCAGCGCGGCCCCGCCCGTCCGCCGCGGGGCTACCAGCGCGCGGATGACCGCATCCGCGAGGACGTCTGCGAGCGGCTCATGGAGGGCCCCGTGGACGTGGGCGACGTGGAGGTCACCGTCGCCCAGGGCGAGGTGACGCTGAGTGGCACGGTGGAGGAGCGCTGGCAGAAGCGCGCCATCGAGGACATGGCCGCCAACGTGCGCGGGGTGCACGACGTCCACAACCGCGTGCGCGTGCGGCCCATGGAGGGCAGGCCCATGGCCCACGGCGCGCTGGAACCGCGGGAGCGGGACGAGCAGTCGAAGGAGCCTCGGGACGATCAGCCGCACATGGGCGGCTGA
- a CDS encoding BON domain-containing protein → MADRRRSDVEWQGRGQDPERGNRRDTTERGRDMGRVRGYSGEDRGPGRGRDEHRGRGRSGRGGGEGMRGSGFSDQEVGRYGRGYEYGGDEDRGRFDQDSREEYHRGGLMRGAPGVRRAGGPGEEFGEGFWSELSRDRVRGDFDRYGEPGAQRTQPYDTDRWDRGQYGLGASGSREDSERYGWGRGWSQDQGRDRGFGTRGFGDDDYQPPRVQSSYIEQRPRTGYSTSPTRDMDRDMGHGAGRGGMQGAYPYDEQSPEPPRRQGRGPRGYQRSDDRIREDICDRLMQGWMDADDVSVQVAKGEVTLTGTVKSRDEKRAIEDLAEEVLGVKEVNNELRVAREQPREDDSRRDSGTRQDRTLHS, encoded by the coding sequence ATGGCGGACAGGCGGCGGTCGGACGTGGAGTGGCAGGGGCGGGGCCAGGACCCGGAGCGCGGCAACCGGCGGGACACCACGGAGCGCGGGCGGGACATGGGCCGCGTGCGCGGCTACAGCGGCGAGGACCGGGGACCGGGCCGGGGCCGGGACGAGCACCGGGGCCGCGGCCGCTCCGGACGCGGAGGCGGCGAAGGCATGAGGGGAAGCGGCTTCAGCGACCAGGAGGTGGGCCGCTACGGCCGGGGCTACGAGTACGGCGGTGACGAGGACCGGGGCCGCTTCGACCAGGACAGCCGCGAGGAGTACCACCGCGGCGGGCTGATGCGCGGCGCTCCGGGCGTGCGCCGCGCGGGTGGGCCCGGCGAGGAGTTCGGCGAGGGCTTCTGGAGCGAGCTGTCGCGCGATCGGGTGCGGGGCGACTTCGACCGCTACGGCGAGCCCGGCGCCCAGCGCACGCAGCCCTACGACACGGACCGCTGGGACCGGGGCCAGTACGGGCTGGGGGCGAGCGGCAGCCGCGAGGACTCCGAGCGCTACGGCTGGGGACGGGGCTGGAGCCAGGACCAGGGCCGCGACCGGGGCTTCGGCACCCGGGGCTTCGGTGATGACGACTACCAGCCGCCGCGCGTGCAGTCCTCGTACATCGAGCAGCGCCCGCGCACCGGCTACTCCACCAGCCCCACGCGCGACATGGACCGGGACATGGGCCACGGCGCGGGCCGCGGCGGCATGCAGGGCGCCTACCCGTACGACGAGCAGTCCCCGGAGCCGCCGCGCCGCCAGGGCCGGGGGCCGCGCGGCTACCAGCGCTCGGATGACCGCATCCGCGAGGACATCTGCGACCGGCTGATGCAGGGCTGGATGGATGCCGACGACGTCTCCGTCCAGGTGGCGAAGGGCGAGGTCACCCTCACCGGCACCGTGAAGAGCCGCGACGAGAAGCGCGCCATCGAGGACCTGGCCGAGGAGGTGCTCGGGGTGAAGGAGGTCAACAACGAGCTCCGCGTCGCCCGCGAGCAGCCGCGCGAGGACGACTCGCGGCGGGACTCGGGAACGCGGCAGGACCGGACGCTGCACTCGTGA
- a CDS encoding nitric-oxide reductase large subunit, with translation MNAEPRRREFLLSRGWVQAAVLVMLFGFFVLGLLAYRAHTDSAPLPERTVTPDGRTVYTREDILAGQEIFLRNGLMQYGSVYGHGAYLGPDYTADYLRRSALFVRERIGGQEDAAAPRTVKDFKENRYAADTGTLVLTAEQAEAFETLAKHYHASFSRPDTAMGLRPGAITDEADTRRLTAFFAWTAWTSSTLRPGKDYTYTNNWPPEPRVGNGPTGPMVVWSVLSLIALLGGIGLLMAVFGRWNFLGWHGHEQRTVSFRRPSEVSLTPSQRACAWFFLVMAVLFLMQALLGGATQHYRAELASFFGFNLATLLPFNLARTWHVQLALLWVATSYLAAGIFLAPLVAGHEPRGQHWLAYGLLGALAVVVFGSMAGELAGIHGWTTSVWFGNQGFEYLDLGRFWQVLLSVGLLFWVVLLFRVLRRQLRTESAANMPWLFFYSALAIPAFYAVGLLARPDSHFTLTEFWRFWVVHLWVEDFLELFTTLMVAYIFVLLGVVSERVALRVIYLDVILYSAGGVIGTMHHLYFSGTPAEHMALGAFFSAAEVIPLTFLTVEAWSFLRLGREQDAKSHAPFPHRWAILFLVSVGFWNFLGAGVFGFLINLPIVSYYEIGTALTSNHGHAAMMGVYGMLAVALALFALRYLIPEERWSERAAKLSFWSLNLGLAWMVFATLFPLGVLQLHESVSHGYHEARQLDFLTSERVELLEWMRLPGDALFILGGVLPLVLLCWRGVRHRVPHTEQTGPEPAPLFTRVDGAAGPFEGQP, from the coding sequence ATGAACGCCGAGCCGCGACGACGCGAGTTCCTCCTGTCCAGGGGTTGGGTGCAGGCCGCCGTCCTGGTGATGCTCTTCGGCTTCTTCGTCCTGGGACTGCTCGCCTACCGGGCCCATACGGACAGCGCCCCACTTCCCGAGCGGACCGTCACCCCGGACGGCAGGACCGTCTACACCCGGGAGGACATCCTGGCCGGACAGGAGATCTTCCTGCGCAACGGGCTGATGCAGTACGGCTCGGTGTACGGCCACGGCGCCTACCTGGGGCCGGACTACACGGCGGACTACCTGCGCCGCTCGGCCCTCTTCGTGCGCGAGCGGATCGGCGGGCAGGAGGATGCGGCGGCGCCGCGCACGGTGAAGGACTTCAAGGAGAACCGGTACGCGGCGGACACCGGCACGCTCGTCCTCACGGCGGAGCAGGCCGAGGCCTTCGAGACACTGGCGAAGCACTACCACGCCAGTTTCTCGCGGCCGGACACCGCGATGGGGCTGCGGCCGGGCGCCATCACGGACGAGGCGGACACCCGGCGGCTCACCGCCTTCTTCGCCTGGACGGCGTGGACGTCCTCCACCCTGCGGCCGGGCAAGGACTACACGTACACCAACAACTGGCCCCCGGAGCCGCGCGTGGGCAACGGCCCCACGGGCCCCATGGTGGTGTGGAGCGTGCTCTCGCTCATCGCGCTGCTGGGAGGCATTGGCCTGCTGATGGCCGTCTTCGGACGGTGGAACTTCCTCGGCTGGCACGGCCACGAGCAGCGCACGGTGTCCTTCCGCCGCCCCAGCGAGGTGTCCCTCACCCCGTCCCAGCGCGCGTGCGCGTGGTTCTTCCTGGTGATGGCGGTGCTCTTCCTGATGCAGGCGCTGCTGGGCGGCGCCACGCAGCACTACCGCGCGGAGCTGGCCAGCTTCTTCGGCTTCAACCTGGCCACCCTCCTGCCCTTCAACCTCGCGCGCACCTGGCACGTGCAGCTCGCCCTGCTCTGGGTGGCCACCTCGTACCTGGCCGCCGGCATCTTCCTGGCGCCCCTGGTGGCCGGCCACGAGCCTCGCGGGCAGCACTGGCTCGCCTACGGGCTGCTGGGGGCGCTCGCGGTGGTGGTGTTCGGGAGCATGGCGGGTGAGCTCGCCGGCATCCACGGGTGGACCACCAGCGTGTGGTTCGGCAACCAGGGCTTCGAGTACCTGGACCTCGGGCGCTTCTGGCAGGTGCTGCTGTCGGTGGGGCTGCTCTTCTGGGTGGTGCTGCTCTTCCGCGTGCTGCGGCGCCAGCTGCGCACCGAGAGCGCCGCCAACATGCCCTGGCTCTTCTTCTACTCGGCACTGGCCATCCCCGCCTTCTACGCGGTGGGCCTGCTGGCCCGGCCCGATTCACACTTCACCCTCACCGAGTTCTGGCGCTTCTGGGTAGTGCACCTGTGGGTGGAGGACTTCCTCGAGCTCTTCACCACCCTCATGGTGGCCTACATCTTCGTGCTGCTGGGCGTGGTGTCCGAGCGCGTGGCCCTGCGCGTCATCTACCTGGACGTCATCCTGTACTCGGCCGGCGGCGTCATCGGCACCATGCACCACCTGTACTTCTCCGGCACCCCGGCGGAGCACATGGCGCTGGGCGCCTTCTTCTCCGCCGCCGAGGTCATCCCCCTCACCTTCCTCACCGTGGAGGCGTGGAGCTTCCTGCGGCTCGGCCGCGAGCAGGACGCGAAGTCCCACGCGCCCTTCCCCCACCGCTGGGCCATCCTCTTCCTGGTGTCGGTGGGCTTCTGGAACTTCCTGGGCGCCGGTGTCTTCGGCTTCCTCATCAACCTGCCCATCGTGTCGTACTACGAGATTGGCACCGCGCTCACCTCCAACCACGGCCACGCGGCGATGATGGGCGTCTACGGCATGCTGGCCGTGGCGCTGGCGCTCTTCGCCCTGCGCTACCTCATCCCCGAGGAGCGCTGGTCCGAGCGCGCCGCGAAGCTCAGCTTCTGGTCCCTCAACCTCGGGCTGGCGTGGATGGTGTTCGCCACCCTCTTCCCGCTGGGCGTGCTGCAGCTGCACGAGTCCGTCAGCCACGGCTACCACGAGGCGCGCCAGCTCGACTTCCTCACCAGCGAGCGCGTGGAGCTGCTCGAGTGGATGCGGCTGCCCGGGGATGCCCTCTTCATCCTCGGCGGCGTGCTGCCCCTGGTGCTGTTGTGCTGGCGGGGCGTGCGCCACCGGGTGCCGCACACGGAACAGACCGGTCCGGAGCCCGCCCCGCTCTTCACCCGGGTGGACGGCGCGGCCGGACCGTTCGAGGGACAACCATGA